GATCGAGCGGCTGGAAGCCCTGGCCACCTGGACCGAGGCACTGCGCGACACGATCGCCGGCGCGGTCGGTCTGGAGCAGGCGATCCCGGCGACCGCGGTCAACGCGGCCCCGGCGATCAAGCCCGGCCTGAACCTGCTCGTCGACCGGCTGCGGATCCGCGAACCGTTGCCCTCGGCCCTGATGCGGTTCGCCGACGACCTGGACGACCCCTCGGCCGACCTGATCGTCGCCGCCCTCGTCCTGAACGCGCGGCTGCGCGGCCCCGGTCTGCGCGAGGTGCTGACCGCCCTGGCCGACTCGGCCCGCGAAGAGCTCGACGTACGCCGTAAGGTCGCCGCCGAACGGCGCTCGACCCGGCGTTCGGTCCAGGTCGTCGTCGCGATCACCCTGCTGGTCGCGGCCGCGCTGGTGCTGTTCAACCCGGTCTACGTCCAGCCGTACACGAGCTTCATCGGCCAGTTCGTGCTGTTCCTGGTCATCGCCCTGTACGCCGTGGGCCTGGTCTGGCTGCGCAAGCTGGCCAAGATCGAGGTGCCCGAGCGGTTCCTGATCCGGGCCGACGACAAACGGTCCGCGCGGGCCGGCGACGAACGGATGGAGGTGGTGGGCGGATGACCTGGGCCTTCATCTGCGGCGGTCTGGTCGGCATCGGGGTGTTCCTGCTGGTCCGGATGCTCGTCCGGCCGGCGCCCAACGTGCTGTCCACGATCGCCCGCATCGACGCCGGGCGGGCCGGCTACAGCAGCGGCTCGACCGCGAGCGCGGCGGGGGAGAAGGTGCTCGGCGGGGTCGACAAGGCCCGCGAGACCCTCGGCCGGCGGCTCGAGGCCGAGGCGAACGCGCGCGGCTGGGCGTTCGGCCGGCTGCGCCGCGACCTCGCGGTGATGAACCAGCCGTTCGCGGCGATGCTCGCCACCAAGATGTTCTTCGCGCTCGGCGCGCTGATCTTCATCCCGGTGGTGCTGTTCGCGGCGTCGTACCTGGGCTTCCCGGCACCGGGCGCGGCCCCGGCCGTGGTCACGCTGGCCGCGATGGTGTTCGCGTTCTTCCTGCCCGACCTGGCGCTGCGCCAGGAGGCGGAAGAGCGCCGGCGCGACTTCCGGCACGTGGTCGGCAGCTTCCTCGACCTGGTCGCGATGAACCTGGCCGGCGGCCGCGGTCTGCCCGAGGCGCTGATGACGGCCTCCACGATCGGCGACCACTGGGCGATGGCCCGGATCCGCCAGGCACTGGCCAACGCCCGCCTGATCGGCATCACCCCGTGGGACGCGATGGCCCGCCTCGGCGAGGACCTCGGCGTCGAGGAGCTCCGCGACCTCGCCTCCGCGCTGGCCCTGGCCGGCGACGAGGGCGCCAAGATCCGCGCCTCCCTGCTGTCCCGCGCGGCGTCGCTGCGCCGCAAGGAACTCGCCGACGTCGAGGGCAAGGCCGGCGAGCGGTCCCAGTCCATGCTGGTGGCCCAGCTCGTCATGTGCGCCGCCTTCATGCTGTTCCTCGGCTACCCAGCAGGCGCCGCGATCCTGGGAAGTTAGTGCTGAATTTTCGCGGAGCGTTATCAAGGCGGCGGATCGGGCAAGGGATCCGCCGAGGCACTTCGGTCGTCGTACCGGGCATACTGAGGCTCGGTTCGGGCTCACGAATGGGAAAGGCAATCGGATGAACCAGGAAGTGCAGTTCGTGCGCGCGATGGTCGGGTACGCGCTGGCGCGGGCCCACAACCAACGGGCTCGCGCCCGGCGCGGTGAGAGCGAGCTCGGGGCCTCGGCGCTGGAGTGGGCGATCATCTCGGCCATCCTGGTCGCCGCCGCGATCGCCATCGGCGCCGTGGTCAAGGGCGTCATCGACAAGCGCACCGGCGAGATCCAGAAGGGCTGACGCCTTGCCGCAGGGACGCCGGCGCACCACCGCCACCACCGGGCACCGCCTCGCCCGGACCGGCGGAGCCGGCTCGTCCAGGCGGCGCTTCGGCGTACCCTCTTCCGCCCGGTCGGAACGAGGAGCCAGCTCCCTGGAGCTGGCCATCCTCGCGCCCACGATCCTGGCGCTGATCTTCGTGTCGATCCAGAGCGCGCTGTGGCTGTACGGGCGCTCGGTCGCCCTGAACGCCGCCCAGGAAGGCGTGTCCCGCCTGCGGCTCGTGCAGCCTGAGCTGTACACCCCGGCCGTCGGGGAGAAGGTCCGCGCCGACATCGAGGCCTACGCGCAGCAGCTCGCGGGAAACTCGCTCGGCGACGCGAAGGTCGCGGCGCCGGCGTACAACGACCCTGAAGGTCAGGTGTCCTTCACCGTCACCGGCGAGACCATCTCTCTGGTTCCGGGCCTGACGCTCACGGTCTCCCGTACGGCGACCGGCCCGATCGAAGAGTTCGAAGCGGACGACGGCGAATGAGGAGGCCCCAGCGGACCGAACGCGGCACGATGGCCCTGGAGATGGTCATCCTCGCCCCGATCCTCCTGATTCTCTTCTTCTTCCTGCTGGCCTGCGGCAGGTACTTCCAGACCTCGTCGCTGCTCGAGAACGCGGCCCGCGACGGCGCCCGGTCGGCGAGCCAGGAGCGCAGCCTCGGTCAGGCGCAGGGCAAGGTCGACGAGGCGGTCGCCCGCACCATGGACCAGGCGGTCGAGTCCTGCAAGACCTCGGCCTCGGGCGCCATCACGACCGGGTTCGCCGCCGGCACCCCGCTGTCGGTCGAGGTCACCTGCACCATCGACTACCGGGACCTCGGTCTGCTCGGCATCGGTGGAGACACGACGATCACCAAGCAGTTCTCCAGCTCCCTCGATCCCTACCGCGGAGTCCGGGATGGCGAGAACCCCTGACCGCGCGGGCCGAGCGCCCGCCGTACGCCGAACCCTCACCCGCCTCGGTCACTGGTTCCGCATCGATGCCCCCGGCAACGACCGCGGCGCCCTCAGCCCCGCCGTCGTGATCCTCGCCCTGATGATCTTCACCCTGGCCGGCCTCGTCATCGACGGCGGCCGCCAGTTGGGCGCCCGCTCGAGGGCGGTCGGCTACGCGCAGGAGGCCGCCCGGGCCGGAGTCAGCACCATCGACTTCAACTCCGCGGAGGCGAAGATCGACATCACCAAGGCCGGCGACGCGGTCGGGACGTTCTGTGCCAAGGTGACCCAGAACGACCCGGCGGTCACCGAGTGCGGGACGAGCGAGATCGACGCCGAGCACCTGCAGGTCC
The Kribbella italica DNA segment above includes these coding regions:
- a CDS encoding type II secretion system F family protein, producing MNDSNLLPLLCGAVVGGGILLLIIALRGTEPREETPSLFKRSRSADGRRQLTRLGVGIAVGIIVLVVTRWLVLAVALGLLAAMADRFFGGTGEERRAIERLEALATWTEALRDTIAGAVGLEQAIPATAVNAAPAIKPGLNLLVDRLRIREPLPSALMRFADDLDDPSADLIVAALVLNARLRGPGLREVLTALADSAREELDVRRKVAAERRSTRRSVQVVVAITLLVAAALVLFNPVYVQPYTSFIGQFVLFLVIALYAVGLVWLRKLAKIEVPERFLIRADDKRSARAGDERMEVVGG
- a CDS encoding type II secretion system F family protein codes for the protein MTWAFICGGLVGIGVFLLVRMLVRPAPNVLSTIARIDAGRAGYSSGSTASAAGEKVLGGVDKARETLGRRLEAEANARGWAFGRLRRDLAVMNQPFAAMLATKMFFALGALIFIPVVLFAASYLGFPAPGAAPAVVTLAAMVFAFFLPDLALRQEAEERRRDFRHVVGSFLDLVAMNLAGGRGLPEALMTASTIGDHWAMARIRQALANARLIGITPWDAMARLGEDLGVEELRDLASALALAGDEGAKIRASLLSRAASLRRKELADVEGKAGERSQSMLVAQLVMCAAFMLFLGYPAGAAILGS
- a CDS encoding TadE family protein; amino-acid sequence: MPQGRRRTTATTGHRLARTGGAGSSRRRFGVPSSARSERGASSLELAILAPTILALIFVSIQSALWLYGRSVALNAAQEGVSRLRLVQPELYTPAVGEKVRADIEAYAQQLAGNSLGDAKVAAPAYNDPEGQVSFTVTGETISLVPGLTLTVSRTATGPIEEFEADDGE
- a CDS encoding TadE/TadG family type IV pilus assembly protein, with protein sequence MRRPQRTERGTMALEMVILAPILLILFFFLLACGRYFQTSSLLENAARDGARSASQERSLGQAQGKVDEAVARTMDQAVESCKTSASGAITTGFAAGTPLSVEVTCTIDYRDLGLLGIGGDTTITKQFSSSLDPYRGVRDGENP